The Haloferax volcanii DS2 DNA segment CGTTATCGAGAGGTACGCGATGGCGACGAGGACGAGCGGCGTCCACGGGTCGAACGTCGCGCTGTTGACGCTCCGGAACGCCTGCATCAGTTCGGGGATGGCGATGATGGTGAGCAGTGAGGTGTCCTTCACGAGGATGACCTGGTCGTTACCGATGGCCGCGAGGGCGTTGCGCCACGCCTGCGGGACGACCACCTCGCGCATCCCCTGGATGTAGCCCATGCCGAGCGACCGGGCCGCCTCCATCTGCCCGTCGGGGACGGCCCCGATACCGCCGCGGACCGCCTCGCCGACGTAGGCGGCGTGGTTCAGCGTCAGCGCGATAATGGCCGTCGGGAACCCCCAGTTCTGTACCGGGAACGTCCCCGGCCACAGCGTCGGGATGCCGAAGTAGATGACGAATATCTGGAACAGAAGCGGCGTCCCGCGGAAGAACTGGACGTACGCCGTCGCGATGCCGTTCGTTATCGCCGTCTTCGAGACGCGCGCGAGGCCGACGAACACGCCGGCGGTCACCGAGAGGATACCGCCGATGACGACTATTTGGAGCACCAAGAGGTACGCATCAACGAACTGCGGAAGGATGGTCCGCATCAGCGCGAAGTCGACCTGCGTGGCGACGATGTAGGCGACGAGCGCCAAGACGGCGAGCGCGAACAGACTCGACAGCCCCACGCCGAGCCACTTCAGGCTCGTGTCGTCGATGAACCCGCCGCTCCCGTGGTCACCGTCCTCGGCGGTCGCCCCTGAGTATGTGTCTGCCATGAGTTCGAGTGTCTCTGTCAGTCGATAAAAAGGGGGGCCGCGTTCAGCCCTCGAAGTACTCGGCGTATATCTCGTCGTACGTCCCGTTCTCTTTGATGGCGGCGAGCGCCTCGTTCACCCGCTGGCGGAACTCGTCGTCGTCCTGACGGAACGCGATGCCGTAGTTCTCGACGGTGAGCGTGAGGTAATCGGGGGCGTTCTCGCCGGACTCGGCGGCCGCGCCCTCGCCCTGAAGGAAGCGGACCTCCCCTTCGCCTTGGTTGTTGACGAACTCCGCGTTGACGGTGTTGTCGTTGATGACGGCGACGACCTGCCCGTTGACGAGGGCCTGGAACGCGCCGGTGACCTGGTCGTACTGGTTGAGTTCCAGTTCGCCGTCGAACTCCTCCTGTAACTCCAGGGCGGCGTCGGCGCCGGTGGTGCCCTTCTGGACGCCGACGGTCGTCCCGCGGAGGTCCTCTCTGGACTGGATGTCGCTGTCCTGCCGGACGATGACCGTCTGGTACGCGGTGAAGTAGGGGTCCGAGAAGTCGACCTCCTGCGCGCGTTGGTCGTTGATGGTCATCGCGGACATGATGATGCGGAAGTTGTTGTTGTTCAGCGAGGGGATGATGGAGTCGAAGCTCGTCGGCTTGAACTCGTAGTCGATGCCGAGTTGACCATCGAAGACGGCCTCTGCGATGTCGACGTCGAACCCGGTGAGGTCGCCTTCGATCGTCTCGTACTCGAACGGACGGTACGGAATGTCCGAACCGATAGTAATCGTCTCGGGCAGCTCGCTCGCCTCGCCGGACTCGGTCGAGTCGGTGGTTTCGGCCTCGGTCGTCGAGGTCGTCTCGGTCGATTCACTCTCGCCTTCGCCGCCGCCGAGACAGCCGGCCAGCGTGAACGCGGCCGCGGCTCCGGCGGAGCCCTTCAGAAAGGTGCGACGTTCCATAACAGCCCTCAGGTAGCACAGCACCATATAACACTTCTTCGGTCCGCTCCTCAATTCATGTCGATATTGACGAAAAATATCCGGGAATTGTGTGGATGGGTGAGATATATGTCTAACTGAAACATCTTCACCACACTATCGTCTTCTCGGATTAATCTACAACTATCACGTGAGATGTTGTCTCTGCTGGGGTAGACGGCGGAATCGTTGCCGACGGAACCAATCGAGCTGCCCAAAGAGTGACTGCGAGGAGCCGCGAGGAGCAGTGAGCCGCGCCGATGCCCGTCGTCAGTCGGCGTCGTTCAGCTCGCCAGCCTGCGGCACGGGGAGGCCGCCGCGGACGAGGACCGCCGCGCCGACGACGAGGACGAGCGCGAGGACGGTTCCGC contains these protein-coding regions:
- a CDS encoding amino acid ABC transporter permease, with translation MADTYSGATAEDGDHGSGGFIDDTSLKWLGVGLSSLFALAVLALVAYIVATQVDFALMRTILPQFVDAYLLVLQIVVIGGILSVTAGVFVGLARVSKTAITNGIATAYVQFFRGTPLLFQIFVIYFGIPTLWPGTFPVQNWGFPTAIIALTLNHAAYVGEAVRGGIGAVPDGQMEAARSLGMGYIQGMREVVVPQAWRNALAAIGNDQVILVKDTSLLTIIAIPELMQAFRSVNSATFDPWTPLVLVAIAYLSITLPLMRLVTYLEERSDWGGDRR
- a CDS encoding basic amino acid ABC transporter substrate-binding protein; this translates as MERRTFLKGSAGAAAAFTLAGCLGGGEGESESTETTSTTEAETTDSTESGEASELPETITIGSDIPYRPFEYETIEGDLTGFDVDIAEAVFDGQLGIDYEFKPTSFDSIIPSLNNNNFRIIMSAMTINDQRAQEVDFSDPYFTAYQTVIVRQDSDIQSREDLRGTTVGVQKGTTGADAALELQEEFDGELELNQYDQVTGAFQALVNGQVVAVINDNTVNAEFVNNQGEGEVRFLQGEGAAAESGENAPDYLTLTVENYGIAFRQDDDEFRQRVNEALAAIKENGTYDEIYAEYFEG